A stretch of the Azospirillum thiophilum genome encodes the following:
- a CDS encoding cyclic nucleotide-binding domain-containing protein, which produces MRKVLYILGNLTDEDVEWMARAGRRLDLAGGQVLVRQGEPADSLYIVLEGHATVDVAGVGTVARLGSGEVIGEVSFVDSAPPSATVSADGRCIVLALAKREIEARLRSDGGFAGRFYKALAIFLADRLRGTVDRLKFGKGQAMDAGRIMEDELDEGLLDQVSLAGARFERMLRTLMSARG; this is translated from the coding sequence ATGCGCAAGGTGCTGTACATCCTGGGCAATCTCACCGACGAGGACGTCGAATGGATGGCCCGCGCCGGCCGGCGGCTCGATCTGGCCGGCGGGCAGGTGCTGGTGCGCCAGGGGGAGCCGGCGGACTCGCTCTACATCGTGCTGGAGGGCCACGCCACGGTGGATGTCGCCGGGGTCGGCACCGTCGCCCGGCTCGGCAGCGGCGAGGTGATCGGCGAGGTGTCCTTCGTCGACAGCGCCCCGCCCTCGGCCACCGTGTCGGCCGACGGCCGCTGCATCGTGCTGGCGCTGGCCAAGCGGGAGATCGAGGCGCGGCTGCGCAGCGACGGCGGCTTCGCCGGCCGCTTCTACAAGGCGCTGGCGATCTTCCTCGCCGACCGCCTGCGCGGCACCGTCGACCGGCTGAAATTCGGCAAGGGCCAGGCGATGGACGCCGGCCGGATCATGGAGGACGAGCTGGACGAGGGGCTGCTCGATCAGGTCTCGCTGGCCGGCGCGCGGTTCGAGCGGATGCTGCGCACGCTGATGTCCGCGCGGGGTTAG
- a CDS encoding NHLP bacteriocin export ABC transporter permease/ATPase subunit yields the protein MDLLDSPATVPAPILPAPLLVEGGNHRPLTLDDPRLGWRVEDGYVDLFHLAAGSGRRSHLFRAEAGALLFGVERTGGAELVAVGSIGSRLRGVEREELAGEADFLPRAEAWILRLTDAATGGEAVWPDRVAEPGERRLGPGERLHADPRRPLWLTVEEGAAAWLDGPATPAGEPPLPLADRAWIGAAGDAPVALSVTEAWPDGGLLWPAFDRFHALALDRIGARFARQAEGEAQRAERSRQSAEAALALALGGLSDLVDRRSAAGRAAGASLPAAADPLSAALAALMAHMGMEEALPRIDAAGKAPPEMLDTLLSAARLRGRKVILRDGWWHGEGAPMLGWLEEGRLPVALLPTPSGFDMLDATGRRRVTQDLADRLAADGLHLYRPLPARALSAVEAIRFPLRGLGGDGLRLGLCGLAAAVLGLLVPVATGFLFDSAIPRADTGQLVFIVAGLVAAAIGGAVFDLVKVMAVLRLESRIDGVMQAAFIDRLLALPVGFFRRYTAGDLADRALGLQTVREILAASTMTGLLGALFGSVSLGLLAVYDWRLALVATGLALLSALVTAALSWGQLRHEREHIRRQGRLDGLVLQLIVGIGKLRVAGAEPRAMAEWARGFAGQKSRAVAAQRFGNALETFHAAFPTLATIAVFLAVALLMEHDAKQQALQALAATPGDEAAAAFTTGSFLAFITAFGQLLAALTEMAHALTKSLTVLPLLERARPILETAPEVPAGRDAPGPLQGGIALSRVGFRYAPDAPRVLHDLSLSIEPGEFVAIVGSSGSGKSTVMRLLLGFERPEQGEVFFDGRAAERLDLAAVRRQIGVVLQNGRITSGSLFQNIVGTAPLGLDDAWHAARLVGLDQDIEQMPMGMHTVLMDGGGTLSGGQRQRLMIARALVHRPRVLLLDEATSALDNRTQAVVTASLAKLSVTRVVIAHRLSTIRDVDRILVLEGGRLVQSGRYEDLMAVDGPFRTIASRQLL from the coding sequence ATGGACCTTCTCGACAGCCCGGCGACGGTGCCGGCCCCGATTTTGCCGGCTCCCCTCCTGGTGGAGGGCGGCAACCATCGCCCGCTGACGCTGGACGACCCGCGGCTGGGCTGGCGGGTCGAGGACGGCTATGTCGACCTCTTCCACCTCGCGGCCGGCAGCGGCCGGCGCAGCCACCTGTTCCGGGCGGAGGCCGGGGCGCTGCTGTTCGGAGTGGAGCGGACGGGCGGTGCGGAGCTGGTCGCGGTCGGCTCCATCGGCTCGCGCCTGCGCGGGGTGGAGCGGGAGGAGCTGGCCGGGGAGGCCGATTTCCTGCCGCGCGCCGAAGCCTGGATCCTGCGGCTGACCGATGCGGCGACCGGCGGCGAGGCGGTGTGGCCCGACCGGGTGGCGGAGCCGGGCGAGCGCCGGCTCGGCCCCGGCGAGCGGCTCCATGCCGACCCGCGCCGCCCGCTGTGGCTGACGGTGGAGGAGGGGGCGGCCGCATGGCTGGACGGCCCGGCGACACCGGCGGGCGAACCGCCGCTGCCGCTGGCCGACCGGGCGTGGATCGGGGCGGCCGGTGACGCGCCGGTTGCGTTGAGCGTGACGGAGGCCTGGCCCGACGGCGGCCTGCTGTGGCCGGCCTTCGACCGTTTCCATGCGCTGGCGCTCGACCGCATCGGCGCCCGCTTCGCCCGGCAGGCGGAAGGCGAGGCGCAGCGCGCCGAACGAAGCCGGCAATCGGCCGAGGCGGCGCTGGCCCTGGCGCTGGGCGGCCTGTCCGATCTCGTCGATCGCCGCTCCGCCGCGGGCCGTGCCGCCGGAGCATCCTTGCCGGCCGCCGCCGATCCGCTGTCGGCCGCCCTTGCCGCCCTGATGGCGCATATGGGGATGGAGGAGGCGCTGCCGCGCATCGACGCCGCCGGCAAGGCGCCGCCGGAGATGCTCGACACGCTGCTGTCCGCCGCCCGCCTGCGCGGACGCAAGGTGATCCTGCGCGACGGCTGGTGGCACGGCGAGGGCGCGCCGATGCTCGGCTGGCTGGAGGAGGGGCGGCTGCCGGTGGCGCTGCTGCCGACGCCGTCCGGCTTCGACATGCTGGATGCGACCGGCCGGCGCCGCGTGACGCAGGATCTGGCCGACCGGCTGGCGGCCGATGGCCTGCACCTCTACCGCCCGCTGCCGGCCCGCGCGCTGTCGGCGGTGGAGGCGATCCGCTTTCCCCTGCGCGGCCTGGGCGGCGACGGCCTGCGGCTTGGGCTGTGCGGGCTGGCGGCGGCGGTGTTGGGGCTGCTGGTGCCGGTCGCCACCGGCTTCCTGTTCGACAGCGCCATTCCGCGCGCCGACACCGGCCAGTTGGTCTTCATCGTCGCCGGGCTGGTCGCCGCCGCCATCGGCGGCGCGGTGTTCGATCTGGTCAAGGTGATGGCGGTGCTGCGGCTGGAAAGCCGGATCGACGGGGTGATGCAGGCGGCCTTCATCGACCGGCTGCTGGCATTGCCGGTCGGCTTCTTCCGCCGCTACACCGCCGGCGACCTCGCCGACCGGGCGCTCGGGCTGCAGACCGTGCGCGAGATCCTGGCCGCCAGCACGATGACCGGCCTGCTGGGCGCCCTGTTCGGGTCGGTCAGCCTGGGGCTGCTCGCCGTCTACGACTGGCGCCTCGCGCTGGTCGCCACCGGGCTGGCGCTGCTGTCGGCGCTGGTGACGGCGGCATTGTCCTGGGGTCAGCTGCGCCACGAGCGCGAGCATATCCGGCGGCAGGGCCGGCTCGACGGGCTGGTCCTGCAACTGATCGTCGGCATCGGCAAGCTGCGGGTCGCCGGGGCCGAGCCGCGGGCGATGGCAGAATGGGCGCGCGGCTTCGCCGGGCAGAAGTCGCGCGCGGTTGCCGCCCAGCGCTTCGGCAACGCGCTGGAGACCTTCCATGCCGCCTTCCCGACGCTGGCGACCATCGCGGTGTTCCTGGCGGTGGCGCTGCTGATGGAGCATGACGCCAAGCAGCAGGCGCTCCAGGCGCTGGCCGCCACGCCGGGGGACGAGGCGGCGGCGGCCTTCACCACCGGCAGCTTCCTGGCCTTCATCACCGCCTTCGGCCAGCTGCTGGCCGCGTTGACCGAGATGGCGCACGCCCTGACCAAGAGCCTGACCGTGCTGCCGCTGCTGGAGCGCGCCCGCCCGATCCTGGAGACCGCGCCCGAGGTGCCGGCCGGCCGCGACGCGCCGGGCCCGTTGCAGGGCGGCATCGCGCTGAGCCGGGTCGGCTTCCGCTATGCCCCCGACGCGCCGCGGGTGCTGCACGACCTCAGCCTGTCGATCGAGCCGGGCGAGTTCGTCGCCATCGTCGGCTCGTCGGGCAGCGGCAAATCCACGGTGATGCGGCTGCTGCTCGGGTTCGAGCGGCCGGAGCAGGGCGAGGTGTTCTTCGACGGCCGGGCGGCCGAGCGGCTCGACCTCGCCGCGGTGCGCCGGCAGATCGGCGTGGTGCTCCAGAACGGGCGCATCACCTCGGGCAGCCTGTTCCAGAACATCGTCGGCACCGCGCCGCTCGGGCTGGACGACGCCTGGCACGCGGCGCGGCTGGTCGGGCTGGACCAGGACATCGAACAGATGCCGATGGGCATGCACACCGTGCTGATGGACGGCGGCGGCACCCTGTCGGGCGGCCAGCGCCAGCGGCTGATGATCGCCCGCGCCCTGGTCCACCGTCCGCGCGTGCTGTTGCTGGACGAGGCGACCAGCGCGCTCGACAACCGGACCCAGGCGGTGGTGACGGCATCGCTCGCCAAGCTCAGCGTCACCCGCGTGGTGATTGCCCACCGGCTCAGCACCATCCGCGACGTCGACCGCATCCTGGTGCTGGAGGGCGGGCGGCTGGTGCAGTCCGGCCGCTACGAGGATCTGATGGCGGTGGACGGGCCGTTCCGCACCATCGCCAGCCGGCAGCTGCTTTAG